The proteins below are encoded in one region of Fimbriimonadaceae bacterium:
- a CDS encoding LptF/LptG family permease: MSRLDRLVLSELIGPWAFGVGIFTVLIMAGSFLFELTRYLSEGVSPAIVLQLTVLLLPGVLAKTFPMAVLLASLLAFGRLSGDSEIVALKAAGISVARIVAPVAVFGLFVSVLAFGFGEVLVPSATQRAVDLRGQIDADSKGRTAQPRSRPIYEEGRLRAFLTARDFDFVRRILTGVTITIYGANEEPTYYVYANELEYTNEKKWEIRGGASLTPADGGSKVEFQRAFPSEVPALTVTPEDLLAQALRDLDALSMRQMGQQIQRERENPAADPAQIANLEFGYWNKLTLPLGALVFGLVGAPLGIRSHRTPAATGFWLAVLIIFCYLLLSNVMSIAAQGGRFPSAFASFTPTVVGLVVAFVLIRKRDS; the protein is encoded by the coding sequence TTGAGCCGGCTGGACCGACTCGTCCTCAGCGAACTGATCGGCCCCTGGGCGTTCGGGGTCGGCATCTTCACCGTGCTCATCATGGCGGGCTCCTTCCTCTTCGAGCTGACGCGCTACCTTTCTGAGGGAGTCTCGCCCGCCATCGTCCTGCAACTGACGGTTTTGCTCCTGCCGGGAGTCCTCGCCAAGACGTTCCCTATGGCCGTGCTCCTGGCAAGCCTGCTCGCCTTCGGCCGCCTCAGCGGGGACAGCGAGATCGTCGCCCTGAAGGCGGCGGGCATCAGCGTCGCGCGGATTGTGGCGCCGGTGGCCGTGTTCGGCCTGTTCGTCAGCGTCCTGGCGTTCGGCTTTGGCGAGGTGCTCGTGCCGAGCGCCACCCAGCGCGCCGTCGACCTGCGCGGGCAAATCGACGCGGACTCCAAGGGCCGCACCGCCCAACCCCGTTCGCGGCCGATCTATGAGGAAGGGCGGCTCCGCGCCTTTCTCACCGCACGGGACTTCGACTTCGTCCGCCGGATCCTCACCGGAGTCACGATTACGATCTATGGCGCGAATGAAGAGCCGACTTACTACGTCTACGCCAACGAACTGGAGTACACGAACGAGAAGAAATGGGAGATCCGAGGCGGGGCGAGCCTGACCCCGGCCGACGGCGGCTCCAAGGTCGAGTTTCAGCGGGCGTTCCCGAGCGAGGTGCCGGCCCTCACGGTCACGCCCGAAGACCTGCTCGCCCAGGCGCTGCGCGACCTCGACGCCCTGAGCATGCGGCAGATGGGCCAGCAGATCCAGCGTGAGAGGGAGAATCCCGCCGCCGACCCGGCCCAGATCGCGAACTTGGAGTTCGGCTACTGGAACAAGCTGACGCTGCCCTTGGGGGCCCTCGTCTTCGGCCTCGTCGGCGCGCCCCTGGGCATAAGGAGCCACCGGACGCCGGCCGCCACCGGCTTCTGGCTCGCCGTCCTCATCATCTTCTGTTATCTTCTTCTGTCGAACGTCATGTCGATCGCGGCGCAGGGCGGGCGTTTCCCGTCCGCTTTCGCAAGCTTTACGCCGACCGTCGTCGGACTCGTCGTGGCGTTCGTCTTGATCC
- the lptB gene encoding LPS export ABC transporter ATP-binding protein, producing the protein MKVRSESLVKAYKGRRVVDGVSVTLEEGRVVGLLGPNGAGKTTTFYMVTGLIKPNQGRVFLDDRDVTSLPMFRRARIGIGYLAQESSVFRRLSVEDNLKLVMEQRGVRPEERRRRVNKLSEDLHISHLLGQPGGVLSGGERRRVEIARALATEPRFILLDEPFTGIDPVTIEELQGIIRRLAANGIGILITDHNVDATLSITDHNYILIQGKITAEGDEAQIRANDHVRKYYLGHGFGVDGRRGEEPDGDPEERADQD; encoded by the coding sequence GCTGGTCAAGGCTTATAAAGGGCGCCGCGTGGTGGACGGCGTCAGCGTCACCCTGGAGGAGGGAAGGGTGGTGGGGCTGCTCGGCCCGAACGGGGCGGGCAAAACCACGACCTTCTACATGGTGACGGGGCTGATCAAACCGAACCAGGGGCGCGTGTTCCTCGACGACCGCGACGTCACCTCCTTGCCCATGTTCCGCCGCGCCCGGATCGGGATCGGCTACCTCGCCCAAGAGAGCAGCGTCTTCCGCCGCCTTTCCGTGGAGGACAACTTGAAACTCGTCATGGAGCAGCGCGGGGTGCGGCCGGAAGAGCGCCGGAGGCGCGTGAATAAGCTCTCCGAAGACCTGCACATCTCGCACCTCCTCGGCCAGCCGGGCGGCGTCCTCAGCGGGGGCGAGAGGCGGCGCGTGGAAATCGCCCGCGCCCTCGCCACAGAGCCGCGCTTCATCCTGCTGGACGAGCCCTTCACCGGCATCGACCCCGTCACGATCGAGGAGCTCCAGGGCATCATCCGCCGCCTGGCCGCGAACGGCATCGGCATCCTCATCACAGACCACAACGTGGACGCGACCCTGAGCATCACCGACCACAACTACATCCTGATCCAGGGGAAAATCACCGCCGAGGGGGACGAGGCCCAAATCCGCGCCAACGACCACGTGCGGAAGTACTACCTGGGGCACGGCTTCGGCGTCGACGGCCGGCGCGGCGAAGAACCGGACGGCGACCCCGAAGAGAGGGCCGACCAAGATTGA